A single window of Acidimicrobiales bacterium DNA harbors:
- a CDS encoding glutathione ABC transporter substrate-binding protein, with amino-acid sequence MRPVSPRRLIGLAVVTLSVISSCAGRQASSPEEAPELPSTAAAVTVTPQGEPTPGGTLVYGLEAESDGWNPARNRWALSGLMVAMAVYDPLAMLDERGEPHPYLAEAIQPNADYTVWTIRLREGVRFHDGTPLEARHVARALEEFRRSGLTGAALSPIAEVRTEDAMTVSVRMKHPWAAFPTILTGQVGVVPHPSVFDTEEGSARPVGTGPFRFEEWVPGKHWRGTRNENYWRRGLPLLDRVEFRPLSEPRTRANAVASGEVHVIHTSGDEDILRFTEAARRGEVQLVEDQGESEEVFVLLNTAAPPFDDVRVRRALSYATDRQAFIEALGNGILEPAYGPFSPSSPWYVDAGVPAYSPSRARQIVREVQQERGEIRFTMESPPGEGSVAAAQALQDMWEEVGFRVELKTAEQSQYILDALAGRYQAKLWRHFSSPDPDGDYHWWHSSGARPIGELSLNYARLRDAEIDDALDRGRRSADRSTRLRAYAEFQRRLGDLVPYVFIHRVRWVIVADPAVHDLTTGTLPDGARIMPLNAGWHPLTHAWIERRG; translated from the coding sequence GTGCGCCCGGTGAGCCCACGCCGGCTCATCGGCCTCGCCGTCGTGACGCTGTCGGTCATCAGCTCCTGCGCCGGAAGGCAGGCGAGCTCACCTGAGGAGGCACCTGAGCTACCGAGCACTGCGGCGGCCGTCACCGTGACCCCACAGGGAGAACCGACCCCCGGTGGCACTCTCGTATACGGGCTCGAGGCGGAGAGCGACGGGTGGAACCCGGCGCGGAACAGATGGGCTCTTTCGGGGCTGATGGTGGCCATGGCGGTGTACGACCCGCTCGCGATGCTGGACGAGCGGGGGGAGCCCCACCCGTACCTCGCCGAAGCGATCCAGCCGAACGCCGACTACACGGTCTGGACGATCAGGCTACGTGAGGGCGTGAGATTCCATGACGGCACCCCGCTCGAAGCTCGACACGTCGCACGCGCCCTCGAGGAGTTTCGACGCTCGGGTCTGACGGGCGCGGCTCTCAGCCCCATCGCGGAGGTACGGACAGAGGATGCGATGACCGTTTCGGTGAGGATGAAGCATCCGTGGGCCGCGTTTCCGACGATCCTCACAGGGCAAGTCGGTGTCGTTCCGCACCCTTCGGTGTTCGACACGGAAGAAGGGTCGGCCAGGCCGGTGGGGACGGGACCGTTCCGCTTCGAGGAGTGGGTGCCGGGCAAGCATTGGCGCGGGACGCGCAACGAGAACTACTGGCGCCGCGGCCTTCCCCTGTTGGACCGGGTGGAGTTCAGACCACTCTCCGAACCTCGGACACGGGCGAACGCCGTCGCATCCGGTGAGGTGCACGTGATCCACACGTCGGGCGACGAGGACATCCTCCGCTTCACCGAGGCGGCGCGTCGCGGGGAGGTCCAACTCGTCGAGGACCAGGGGGAGAGCGAGGAGGTCTTCGTTCTGTTGAACACCGCCGCTCCGCCCTTCGACGACGTGAGAGTCAGGCGAGCGCTCTCCTACGCCACAGACCGTCAGGCCTTCATAGAAGCGCTGGGGAACGGGATTCTGGAACCCGCGTACGGACCATTCTCCCCTTCCTCACCTTGGTACGTAGATGCCGGGGTCCCCGCCTATTCGCCGTCGCGTGCACGCCAGATCGTCCGCGAAGTCCAACAGGAGCGGGGAGAGATCCGATTCACGATGGAGAGCCCGCCCGGCGAGGGAAGCGTCGCTGCCGCACAGGCGCTGCAGGACATGTGGGAGGAGGTGGGCTTCCGCGTCGAGCTGAAGACGGCGGAACAGTCCCAATACATCCTCGATGCGCTGGCAGGTCGCTACCAGGCGAAGCTGTGGCGCCACTTCTCCTCGCCGGACCCGGACGGCGACTACCACTGGTGGCACTCCTCTGGAGCCAGACCGATCGGCGAGCTGTCACTCAACTACGCAAGGCTCCGTGACGCCGAGATCGACGACGCGTTGGACCGGGGCAGGCGCAGCGCGGACCGATCGACACGTCTGCGGGCCTACGCGGAATTCCAGCGTCGTCTCGGCGACCTCGTCCCGTACGTGTTCATCCACCGCGTCCGATGGGTGATCGTCGCCGATCCGGCCGTGCACGACCTCACCACCGGAACTCTCCCCGATGGTGCTCGGATCATGCCGCTGAACGCCGGATGGCATCCCTTGACGCACGCCTGGATCGAACGGCGCGGCTGA
- the troR gene encoding dihydrofolate reductase, whose amino-acid sequence MPETTDRGYHPAVEEYCEAIFELQEDDVEVIQARIAERLGVSRPAVSEMIRRLADEGYVKAGSTIELTSAGRRVAEKVVRRHRLAERFLTDVLGLSWSDAHTEAGKWEHVISEAVEEALDRLLGSPTTCPHGNPIPGSAYSPPDAVPLNTLDVGRSFVVARIPEELEFTPGLLEFLERAGVQPGRAGKLTAKAPDGTVTVTVDDNPVGIGEFAASRILVTST is encoded by the coding sequence ATGCCCGAGACGACCGACCGCGGGTATCACCCGGCGGTCGAGGAATACTGTGAGGCGATCTTCGAGCTGCAGGAGGACGACGTCGAGGTCATCCAGGCTCGCATAGCAGAACGTCTCGGCGTGTCCAGACCGGCAGTGTCAGAGATGATCCGTCGGCTGGCGGACGAAGGGTACGTGAAAGCCGGAAGCACCATCGAGCTCACCTCCGCCGGCAGACGCGTGGCCGAGAAAGTCGTCCGGCGACACAGGCTCGCAGAGCGCTTCCTCACGGACGTCCTCGGCCTTTCTTGGTCCGACGCCCACACGGAAGCCGGCAAGTGGGAACACGTCATCTCGGAAGCGGTGGAAGAGGCCCTCGATCGTCTGCTCGGTTCCCCGACGACCTGCCCTCACGGCAACCCGATACCGGGCTCGGCTTACAGTCCTCCCGACGCCGTACCGCTCAACACCCTCGACGTGGGTCGGTCATTCGTCGTGGCGCGGATCCCCGAAGAGCTCGAATTCACCCCAGGCCTTCTCGAGTTCTTGGAACGAGCGGGAGTCCAACCAGGGAGGGCCGGCAAGCTGACGGCGAAGGCCCCGGACGGGACCGTGACCGTGACCGTGGACGACAATCCTGTCGGGATCGGCGAGTTCGCAGCGTCGCGCATCCTCGTCACCTCGACCTGA
- a CDS encoding ABC transporter, producing MGEAVFARGLTKRYGDRVAVDSIDFEVRRGETFGFLGPNGAGKTTTMRMVSCVSTPDSGTLRVLGMDPTTNGRRIRARLGVVPQEDGLDTELTVEENLFVYGRYFGIDREELRRRVRSLLDFVQLSDRATSRVQPLSGGMRRRLAVARALVADPEMLLLDEPTTGLDPQARHLVWERLESLKERGVTQILTTHYMDEAERLCDRLVIMDGGCIVACGSPRELIESHVTREVVEVRLEHGAEAKVQLDAIARLAPACERVGDRIVAYTDDGDSLVARIRADGVCASAVSVRRATLEDVFLRITGRALVD from the coding sequence GTGGGGGAGGCGGTCTTCGCTCGTGGACTGACGAAGAGATACGGAGACCGCGTGGCGGTCGACTCCATCGACTTCGAGGTGCGGCGGGGAGAGACGTTCGGATTCCTCGGTCCCAACGGTGCGGGAAAGACGACCACCATGAGGATGGTCTCATGCGTCTCGACGCCCGACTCGGGGACGCTGCGAGTGCTCGGCATGGATCCGACGACGAACGGCAGGCGGATCAGGGCGCGGCTGGGCGTGGTCCCGCAGGAAGACGGCCTCGACACCGAGCTGACCGTCGAAGAAAACCTTTTCGTGTACGGCCGCTATTTCGGGATCGATCGGGAGGAGCTGCGTCGAAGGGTCCGCTCCCTGCTCGACTTCGTCCAGCTGTCCGACCGGGCGACGAGCAGAGTCCAGCCGCTGTCGGGGGGAATGAGGAGACGTCTGGCGGTCGCCCGTGCCCTCGTGGCAGATCCTGAGATGCTCCTGTTGGACGAGCCGACGACGGGTCTCGATCCCCAGGCGCGCCATCTGGTGTGGGAGCGTCTCGAGTCGTTGAAGGAGCGGGGCGTGACGCAGATTCTCACCACGCACTACATGGACGAGGCCGAGCGGCTCTGCGACAGGCTCGTGATCATGGACGGCGGGTGCATCGTCGCCTGCGGCAGCCCCAGGGAGCTGATCGAGTCACATGTCACTCGCGAAGTGGTGGAGGTGCGCCTCGAGCATGGGGCCGAAGCCAAAGTGCAGCTCGATGCGATCGCGAGACTGGCTCCGGCGTGTGAGCGCGTGGGCGACAGGATCGTGGCATACACGGACGACGGTGACTCGCTGGTGGCGCGCATACGTGCCGACGGCGTGTGTGCGAGTGCCGTGTCGGTGAGGCGGGCCACGTTAGAAGACGTCTTTCTCAGGATCACCGGACGTGCGCTCGTCGACTGA
- a CDS encoding transport permease protein codes for MRSSTEVLRVPVWRPDLGGVSRVVEREFRVWRRLWRASVFSSFLSPLLFIGVVGLGLGSLMPEAERLSLPHGSYFVFVAGGLVAAYAMETAGTASLYMVMDGMTWSRTYHVMVTAPLSASDVYAGVVAWIVLRAGLSASVFLAVAWALGGVPSPTGPLAVPAAMLTAGAYAAPLAAWAATRTDDSSFGVILRLIIQPSFLFSGTLFPTDRLPDLLRWVVYASPIWHGVELTRAATTGEAEPAALVLHTVVLTASCVAAGRLGLVVFHRRLAA; via the coding sequence GTGCGCTCGTCGACTGAGGTGCTGAGAGTTCCTGTCTGGCGCCCCGATCTCGGCGGTGTCTCGCGAGTCGTCGAGCGTGAGTTCAGAGTCTGGCGGAGGCTGTGGCGCGCATCGGTGTTCTCGTCGTTTCTTTCACCCCTCTTGTTTATCGGAGTGGTCGGTCTGGGGTTGGGTTCGCTCATGCCCGAAGCAGAACGCCTGTCCCTGCCGCACGGCTCGTATTTCGTCTTCGTCGCGGGCGGGCTCGTCGCCGCCTACGCGATGGAGACTGCCGGGACTGCGAGCCTGTACATGGTCATGGACGGCATGACCTGGAGCCGCACCTATCACGTGATGGTGACGGCACCGCTCAGCGCATCGGACGTGTATGCGGGGGTCGTCGCCTGGATAGTCCTGCGGGCAGGTCTCTCCGCGTCGGTCTTCCTCGCCGTGGCATGGGCACTCGGCGGTGTGCCGTCCCCGACCGGGCCTCTCGCCGTACCGGCAGCGATGCTCACCGCGGGCGCCTACGCCGCTCCTCTCGCCGCGTGGGCCGCCACCCGCACCGACGACTCGTCGTTCGGCGTGATCCTCCGCCTGATCATCCAACCCTCCTTCCTCTTCTCTGGGACTCTCTTCCCGACCGACCGGCTCCCCGATCTGCTGCGATGGGTGGTGTATGCGTCTCCGATCTGGCACGGGGTCGAGCTCACCCGGGCGGCGACCACCGGGGAGGCAGAGCCCGCCGCGCTCGTGCTCCACACGGTCGTGCTGACGGCGTCTTGTGTGGCAGCAGGTCGGCTGGGCCTCGTCGTCTTTCACAGGCGGTTGGCGGCGTGA